Genomic segment of Streptomyces sp. NA02950:
CCAGGGCGACGGCGACAGGTTCGCCGAGGCGGCGGGCCAGTGTGAGAAGCTCCAGGGTGGGTTTGCGGACGGAGCCGTCCACGTGGTCGACATGGACGAGAACTTCAGCCATAGGAATGGTTCTCCCAGCGGAATTGCGAATCCTTAAGGAACGGATAGGGTAAAAGAAGTTTCGAAAGGAGACGGAAAAGAAAAGGAGCCTTCGAATAGGCCGCCCATCCCTCAGATGGACTTCCGGCTCGCGAGACGGCTATATGAACCTGCGCTCCGCGAGGAAGGAAGCGAGTTCCCTTCCGCCCTCGCCCTCGTCCTTGACGATGGTGCCCACGGCGCGAGCCGGAGAATCCGTGGCGGAGTCCATCGTGGTGTAGGCACCCTCGAGACCGACTTCCTCCGCCTCGATGTCCAGGTCGGACAGGTCCCAGGACTCCACCGGCTTCTTCTTGGCCGCGGTGATGCCCTTGAACGACGGATAACGCGCCTCACCCGACTGGTCAGTCACCGACACCACGGCCGGCAGGGACGCCTGGAGTTGCTCGGAGGCCACGTCCCCGTCGCGGCGGCCCCTGACCTTGCCTGCCTCGACGGACACCTCCGACAGGAGGGTCACCTGCGGGACGCCCAGGCGCTCCGCCAGCAGCGCCGGAACGACGCCCATGCTGCCGTCCGTCGACGCCATGCCGCAGATCACCAGGTCGTAGCCGGCCTTGGTGATCGCCCTGGCGAGTACCAACGAGGTGCCGATCGCGTCCGTGCCGTGCAGATCGGCATCCTCGACGTGGATCGCCTTGTCGGCACCCATCGACAGCGCCTTGCGCAGCGCCTCCTTCGCGTCCTCAGGACCCACCGTCAACGCGGTGACTTCGGCGTCATCCGCGTCCTCTGCAATCTGTAGTGCCTGCTCGACCGCGTACTCGTCCAGCTCGGAGAGCAGGCCGTCCACGTCGTCCCGGTCGATGGTCAGGTCATCGGCGAAGTGCCGGTCGCCAGTGGCGTCGGGCACGTACTTCACAGTGACAACGATCCTCAAGTTCTCTCCTGTTGAGTTGAGTGGCATCGGCAAGTGGACTCGGACTGGGTGTGATTTCTGAGTGCGGTCATCCACTCCTTGGGCCAGGGAGCACTGGTGGGCTCACCGCCAGGTAGGACGTGCACCACGATGTACCGGCCCGACGCTGCGAGCCGGCGCGGTTGGCGGTCGGTCTCCTCGCCCCAGACCGCGAACCGGAAGGTCATCGACGACGTGCCGATGTGCTCCACGCTGAGGTCCGTCGTCACCTCCTGCCCGAACCAGAGCGGGGACACGAAGTTGACCTCATGGCGCACCCGCGGTGCGGCACCGAAATAGCCGGCGACGCCACGCTCGCGCATCAACGCCGCCTCGGCCGCCTCCACGAACCGCACGATCGCCGTGTTGTGGTGATGACCGCCGGCGTCGGTGTCCGACCACTGCACGCGGGACCGGTGGACGACACGGGCGAAGCCGCCGGTGTCGTCCACCGCGTCAGGAGACGGGGGCCGGTTCACGGGTCGGGATCCAGCGGAGGTGGACGGTCTGGTCGGCGAGTTCGGACCGGAGCAGTGACAGACGAGGGCGTATGGCGTCGGTGCGCGAGGTCGGGGGCTTGCGGCGGCCCGCGCGGAACTGTACCGGCCATTCGGCGCCCGGGCCCCGGTACTCCTGCTCGGCGGCCGCGTG
This window contains:
- a CDS encoding thioesterase family protein, with product MNRPPSPDAVDDTGGFARVVHRSRVQWSDTDAGGHHHNTAIVRFVEAAEAALMRERGVAGYFGAAPRVRHEVNFVSPLWFGQEVTTDLSVEHIGTSSMTFRFAVWGEETDRQPRRLAASGRYIVVHVLPGGEPTSAPWPKEWMTALRNHTQSESTCRCHSTQQERT
- a CDS encoding electron transfer flavoprotein subunit beta/FixA family protein — translated: MPLNSTGENLRIVVTVKYVPDATGDRHFADDLTIDRDDVDGLLSELDEYAVEQALQIAEDADDAEVTALTVGPEDAKEALRKALSMGADKAIHVEDADLHGTDAIGTSLVLARAITKAGYDLVICGMASTDGSMGVVPALLAERLGVPQVTLLSEVSVEAGKVRGRRDGDVASEQLQASLPAVVSVTDQSGEARYPSFKGITAAKKKPVESWDLSDLDIEAEEVGLEGAYTTMDSATDSPARAVGTIVKDEGEGGRELASFLAERRFI